One Primulina huaijiensis isolate GDHJ02 unplaced genomic scaffold, ASM1229523v2 scaffold37775, whole genome shotgun sequence genomic window carries:
- the LOC140968769 gene encoding thioredoxin-like 4, chloroplastic isoform X2: MQRIFHQMALVNNVRKINLQLDCQHPVMSAALFLGRSITYSCDLTTTSLRHSRSLITVETKKNYTPRFSEIRSILDENVEELSEDDELCPVDCVREFYTDDDFLRILEKSKESNALVVVDFYRTSCGSCKYIEQGFTKLCKGSGDQGAPVVFLKHNVIDEYDEESEVADRLRIRSVPLFHFYKNGVLLEAFPTRDKERILGAILKYTSPASQEVA; this comes from the exons ATGCAACGCATTTTTCATCAGATGGCCCTCGTTAATAATGTTAGAAAAATCAACCTGCAACTAGATTGTCAACATCCAGTTATGTCTGCTGCTTTGTTTTTGGGTAGAAGCATCACGTACTCATGTGACTTGACGACTACAAGTCTACGCCATTCTAGGAGTTTAATCACAGttgaaacaaagaaaaattataCGCCAAGATTTTCTGAAATCAGAAGTATTCTGGATGAGAATGTTGAAGAATTATCCGAAGATGATGAGCTCTGTCCCGTTGACTGTGTTAGAGAGTTTTACACAGATGACGATTTTTTAAGGATTCTCGAAAAGAGCAAAGAATCAAATGCATTAGTAGTGGTGGATTTTTATCGAACTTCATGTGGCAGCTGCAAGTATATCGAACAGGGTTTCACTAAATTATGCAAGGGATCCGGTGATCAGGGAGCTCCGGTAGTTTTTCTGAAGCACAAT GTGATCGACGAATATGATGAAGAATCAGAGGTTGCTGATCGACTGCGAATACGG AGTGTTCCTCTATTTCATTTTTACAAAAACGGAGTTCTACTGGAGGCATTTCCTACCAGAGATAAAGAACGAATACTCGGTGCCATTCTTAAATACACGTCTCCTGCTTCTCAAGAAGTTGCTTAA
- the LOC140968818 gene encoding pentatricopeptide repeat-containing protein At3g26540 — MILVFGISLCYMGSNAGYISRQLNSTATTTTPGNSVLRLSTKAVTTAILNNLRLGRLPKAVVILFTSDVQLPFFLYAHLFRICASNKAIIETRKVESHLITSYPHPPVFLLNRAIESYGKCGCLGDAKELFDEMPRKNGGSWNAIITAYTRNGFAGHALGLFSRMFGEGVFASEITFASVLGSCGIALELWLSRQVHGLILKYGFVGNVILESSIVDVYGKCRLMSDARRMFDEIRNPNDVSWNVIVRRYLDTGDGKEAVNMFSKMVRAKVSPMSFTFSNAILACLSYGGLREGAQIHGFAIKINLEEDEVVSSTLIGMYAKCGDLGSARRIFNFPCSDNLISCTTMVSGYAVNGKTTEARELFDQMTERSVISWNVMLAGYTRSLMWDKALDFVIMMRTNTKEIDHVTLGLILNICAAIPDVELGKQIHGYAYRNGFYTDLFVGNALLDMYGKCGNLTRARIWFYEMSHLRDKVSWNALLASYARHGLSEEAMIIFGKMLGETKPSKFTFGTLLAACANIFALELGKQIHAYMIRNGYEIDIVINGALVDMYSKCRNILSAIKIFNCAASKDVILCNTMILGCLHNGLSEKVFELFETMEKEGMRPDHVTFQGILQASVSAGRVELGRQYFELMSEKYCLTQQLEHYDAVIELYGQYGFMDELELFINNMPCKPTAPILTKVFDFSRKHKCDSLGEWASNHLNELNPLVPFRFESLDSG, encoded by the coding sequence ATGATTCTCGTATTTGGTATTTCCCTATGTTACATGGGCTCGAATGCCGGATATATAAGCCGACAACTCAACTCAACGGCCACAACTACCACCCCGGGGAACTCCGTTTTGAGGCTCTCCACCAAGGCAGTAACCACCGCCATCCTCAACAACCTACGTCTCGGCCGCCTTCCAAAAGCAGTGGTCATTCTATTCACATCCGATGTCCAGTTACCTTTCTTTCTTTATGCCCATCTCTTCAGAATATGCGCCTCAAATAAGGCGATTATTGAGACCCGGAAAGTTGAATCGCATTTAATCACATCATATCCCCATCCGCCAGTGTTTTTGCTCAACAGGGCAATCGAAAGTTATGGGAAATGCGGTTGTTTGGGGGATGCCAAGGAATTGTTTGATGAAATGCCCCGCAAGAATGGCGGTTCTTGGAATGCGATCATCACTGCGTACACGAGAAATGGATTCGCGGGGCATGCATTGGGTTTGTTTTCAAGGATGTTTGGAGAGGGTGTTTTTGCTAGTGAGATCACGTTTGCAAGTGTTCTTGGTTCTTGTGGCATTGCCTTGGAACTTTGGCTATCTAGGCAGGTGCATGGCCTTATTCTGAAATACGGGTTTGTTGGCAATGTTATATTGGAAAGTTCAATCGTTGATGTATATGGGAAGTGTAGGTTAATGAGTGATGCGAGGAGGATGTTTGATGAAATCAGGAACCCGAATGATGTCTCATGGAATGTGATTGTTAGGAGGTATCTTGATACTGGGGATGGAAAGGAAGCGGTGAACATGTTCTCTAAAATGGTCAGAGCGAAGGTAAGCCCGATGAGTTTTACTTTTTCCAATGCAATTCTTGCTTGTTTGAGTTACGGTGGACTTAGAGAAGGAGCTCAAATTCATGGATTTGCCATTAAGATTAATTTGGAAGAGGATGAAGTGGTTTCAAGTACCCTTATTGGGATGTATGCAAAGTGTGGAGATTTGGGTAGTGCAAGGAGGATATTCAACTTTCCTTGTTCCGATAATCTTATTAGCTGCACTACTATGGTATCGGGGTATGCTGTGAATGGCAAAACCACCGAGGCTCGTGAATTGTTTGATCAGATGACAGAACGGAGTGTAATATCTTGGAATGTGATGTTGGCAGGATACACACGGTCCCTCATGTGGGATAAAGCACTGGATTTTGTCATTATGATGCGTACAAACACTAAAGAAATTGATCATGTAACTCTTGGGTTGATTCTGAATATTTGTGCAGCAATTCCAGATGTTGAATTGGGGAAACAGATCCATGGTTACGCTTACAGGAATGGTTTCTACACCGATCTCTTCGTTGGTAATGCGCTTCTTGACATGTATGGTAAGTGTGGGAATTTGACTCGTGCAAGGATTTGGTTCTACGAAATGAGCCACTTGCGTGATAAGGTTTCTTGGAATGCTTTATTGGCAAGCTATGCTCGCCATGGATTGAGTGAAGAAGCAATGATAATTTTTGGAAAGATGCTAGGAGAGACAAAACCGAGTAAATTCACCTTTGGAACTCTTTTGGCTGCTTGTGCAAATATATTTGCTCTCGAACTAGGTAAACAAATCCATGCATATATGATTCGAAATGGTTATGAGATAGATATCGTGATCAACGGAGCTTTAGTCGACATGTATTCAAAATGCCGTAATATTTTATCTGCCATTAAGATTTTTAATTGTGCGGCTTCAAAGGATGTGATTCTTTGCAATACAATGATTTTGGGCTGTTTACATAATGGACTGAGTGAAAAAGTCTTTGAACTGTTTGAAACAATGGAGAAAGAAGGTATGAGACCGGACCATGTGACCTTTCAGGGTATCTTGCAAGCCAGTGTTTCTGCAGGTCGAGTTGAATTGGGTAGGCAGTATTTTGAGTTAATGAGTGAGAAATATTGTTTGACACAGCAGTTGGAGCACTATGATGCAGTGATTGAGCTATATGGTCAGTATGGATTTATGGATGAACTTGAACTTTTTATAAATAACATGCCATGCAAGCCTACTGCCCCCATCTTGACCAAAGTATTTGATTTTAGTCGAAAGCACAAGTGTGATAGTTTAGGAGAATGGGCATCCAATCATCTCAATGAGTTAAACCCTTTGGTTCCATTTCGATTTGAAAGTTTGGACAGTGGCTAA
- the LOC140968730 gene encoding probable serine/threonine-protein kinase At1g01540 produces MSDGKPAFLSDELSRKTSIFGLRLWVVLGICVGAAIVIFLFFISIWFTSRRNKRTLLKNKISTIPNESSEVQEIRSVPSRQEQAPLKLLLAPDPDTHPKEDQRIHIELGKGHRISYPENGGQGSGSGNGSGEARLLSEPGSVTNGPEVSHLGWGHWYTLRELEKSTNGFSSENVIGEGGYGIVYYGVLEDNTKVAVKNLLNNRGQAEREFKIEVEAIGRVRHKNLVRLLGYCAEGAHRMLVYEYVDNGNLEQWLHGDVGPCSPLTWDIRMNILLGTAKGLTYLHEGLEPKVVHRDIKSSNILLDKQWNAKVSDFGLAKLIGSERSYITTRVMGTFGYVAPEYASTGMLNERSDVYGFGILIMEIITGRNPVDYGRPAGEVNLVDWLKSMVSNRNAEGVLDPKLPEKPSSRALKRALLVALRCVGPNAQKRPKMGHVVHMLDADDFPFREDRRSSRENGRSNRMEGGGMEPGDSSGYESSVQTERILARIKLETDDEH; encoded by the exons ATGTCTGATGGAAAGCCAGCGTTTCTGAGCGATGAATTATCAAGAAAGACCTCCATTTTCGGTTTGCGTTTGTGGGTTGTTCTTGGAATCTGCGTCGGTGCAGCCATTGTCATCTTCCTCTTTTTCATCTCAATCTGGTTCACATCCAGGCGGAACAAGAGGACCTTACTGAAAAACAAGATTTCCACCATACCTAACGAGTCGAGTGAAGTTCAAGAAATACGGTCCGTCCCTAGTCGCCAAGAACAAGCTCCTCTCAAGCTGCTGCTTGCTCCGGATCCCGATACACACCCCAAAGAGGATCAAAGGATCCATATCGAGCTTGGAAAGGGGCACCGGATATCCTACCCTGAGAATGGAGGGCAGGGTTCCGGGTCTGGCAATGGAAGCGGGGAGGCGCGGCTTCTTAGTGAACCGGGTTCTGTGACAAACGGACCGGAGGTGTCTCATTTGGGGTGGGGACATTGGTACACTTTGAGGGAGCTTGAGAAGTCCACTAATGGCTTTTCATCTGAGAATGTGATTGGGGAAGGAGGCTACGGAATTGTTTATTATGGTGTTTTGGAAGATAATACGAAAGTTGCTGTTAAAAATTTGCTCAATAACAG GGGTCAGGCGGAAAGAGAATTTAAGATCGAAGTTGAAGCGATAGGGCGGGTACGGCACAAGAATTTGGTGAGATTGCTTGGCTATTGTGCTGAAGGAGCTCACAG GATGCTTGTGTATGAGTATGTCGACAATGGCAACTTAGAACAGTGGCTTCATGGAGATGTAGGGCCTTGTAGTCCTCTAACATGGGATATTCGAATGAATATATTACTTGGTACTGCCAAGGG GTTGACTTACCTGCATGAGGGGCTCGAGCCAAAGGTTGTTCACCGTGATATTAAATCGAGTAACATTTTGCTGGATAAACAGTGGAATGCTAAAGTATCAGACTTTGGTCTGGCGAAGCTGATAGGTTCTGAAAGAAGTTATATCACCACTAGAGTTATGGGTACATTTGG CTACGTTGCTCCAGAATATGCTAGCACTGGGATGCTTAACGAAAGAAGCGATGTGTATGGTTTTGGCATCCTCATAATGGAAATCATAACCGGGAGGAATCCGGTGGATTATGGTCGTCCCGCTGGTGAA GTGAACCTTGTTGATTGGCTAAAATCTATGGTTTCCAACCGAAATGCAGAGGGAGTGTTGGATCCAAAATTACCTGAGAAGCCCTCGTCGAGAGCATTGAAACGTGCCCTTCTGGTAGCATTACGGTGTGTAGGACCAAATGCTCAAAAGAGGCCAAAGATGGGGCATGTGGTGCACATGCTTGATGCTGACGATTTCCCTTTCCGTGAA GACCGTAGAAGTAGTCGGGAAAATGGACGGTCGAATCGCATGGAGGGGGGCGGGATGGAACCAGGTGACAGCAGTGGATATGAAAGCAGTGTTCAAACTGAGAGGATTTTGGCAAGGATTAAGCTAGAAACTGATGATGAGCACTAG
- the LOC140968731 gene encoding ABSCISIC ACID-INSENSITIVE 5-like protein 5, translating to MGSSFNFMSFGNDPPAGGGDGGTPPGDFPLNRQSSIYSLTFDEFQTTAGGIGKDLGSLNMDELLKSIWNAEENLVIGSSSGGDVRIQEGSSHLQRQGSLTLPRTLSHKTVDEVWRDVSKEYGGGKEVIGGGGFGMLPREPTLGEVTLEEFLVRAGVVREETQLAATLQNVGVFDDRSIPTSSGSEFGFQQTGRDARLMACRTGNQITFESGGLLLNVNGARSASPQPMQPQQLLPKQPAFALGISSNQLGNSGIRGGIVGVSDAAMNNNMVQNMKLHGGGLGVVNLGANEKGSPSVSSDGQVNSNDGTPSLSPVPYMINGGLRGRKRAALEKVVERRQKRMIKNRESAARSRARKQAYTMELEAEIVKLKAENDELRKKQAEMVEMQRNQVLEMMNQEKGGRMLCLRRTLTSPW from the exons ATGGGGAGCAGTTTCAATTTCATGAGTTTCGGAAACGATCCCCCAGCAGGGGGCGGCGACGGTGGAACGCCGCCGGGTGATTTCCCTTTGAATCGGCAGTCTTCCATCTATTCGTTAACTTTTGATGAGTTTCAAACCACAGCCGGCGGAATTGGCAAGGACTTGGGGTCATTGAACATGGATGAGTTGCTTAAAAGCATTTGGAATGCAGAAGAAAATCTGGTTATTGGCTCCAGCAGTGGTGGCGATGTTAGGATTCAGGAAGGGAGTAGTCATTTGCAGAGACAAGGATCATTGACTCTTCCTCGTACGCTAAGTCATAAGACGGTGGACGAGGTTTGGCGGGATGTGTCAAAAGAGTACGGTGGTGGGAAGGAGGTCATTGGGGGCGGTGGTTTTGGAATGCTTCCGAGAGAACCGACTTTAGGCGAGGTTACCCTCGAGGAGTTCTTGGTGAGAGCCGGAGTCGTTAGGGAAGAAACACAACTAGCTGCAACTCTTCAAAATGTTGGAGTTTTTGACGATCGGTCAATTCCCACAAGTTCGGGATCAGAATTTGGGTTCCAGCAGACTGGTAGGGATGCCCGATTAATGGCCTGTAGGACTGGTAATCAGATTACCTTTGAATCTGGTGGTTTACTCCTGAATGTTAATGGGGCGAGATCTGCTTCACCACAGCCTATGCAGCCGCAACAGCTCCTTCCAAAACAGCCTGCCTTTGCCTTGGGAATTTCTAGTAATCAGTTAGGAAATTCAGGTATTAGGGGTGGAATTGTTGGGGTTTCTGATGCAGCAATGAATAATAACATGGTCCAAAATATGAAGTTACATGGTGGAGGACTTGGAGTGGTTAACTTAGGAGCTAATGAGAAGGGATCTCCATCAGTTTCGTCTGATGGCCAGGTTAATAGTAATGACGGGACGCCTTCCCTGTCACCTGTTCCTTACATGATTAATGGTGGTTTACGGGGTAGGAAACGAGCCGCCTTGGAGAAGGTGGTTGAAAGGAGGCAAAAGAGGATGATTAAGAATAGGGAATCGGCTGCAAGATCACGAGCTCGAAAGCAG GCATACACCATGGAGTTGGAAGCGGAAATTGTGAAACTGAAGGCAGAAAATGATGAATTGCGAAAGAAACAG GCGGAGATGGTGGAAATGCAGAGGAATCAG GTTCTTGAGATGATGAACCAGGAAAAAGGAGGGAGAATGCTATGCTTGCGACGGACTCTGACGAGTCCATGGTAG
- the LOC140968732 gene encoding blue copper protein-like produces MAKIKNGMPSLIVLVIICCSNLGVRAATYTVGDSSGWGLGGSYGSWASDKTFAVGDTLVFSYASGHTVDEVSANDYKACSSSNSISTDSSGSTSITLKTAGAHYFICSVPGHCGGGMKLSVNVAAAGGSSSSTTTSPPSTTTTDSPPSVTGGSGTGSTFSRPSSASMLSPAWFLLISIFVIVVSKSSFLC; encoded by the exons ATGGCCAAAATCAAGAATGGGATGCCAAGTTTAATTGTTTTGGTGATTATTTGTTGTTCAAATCTTGGAGTTCGAGCTGCAACTTATACAGTGGGGGATTCTTCCGGATGGGGTTTGGGTGGTAGCTATGGAAGCTGGGCTAGCGACAAGACCTTCGCTGTGGGTGACACCCTTG TATTCAGCTACGCCTCCGGCCACACTGTGGATGAAGTGAGCGCAAACGACTACAAGGCTTGCTCCTCCAGCAACTCCATAAGCACAGACAGCAGCGGCAGCACCTCTATCACTCTCAAGACCGCCGGCGCACACTACTTCATATGCAGTGTCCCTGGACATTGCGGCGGGGGGATGAAGCTTTCCGTGAATGTGGCTGCCGCCGGAGGTTCTTCATCCAGCACAACCACTTCTCCACcgtccaccaccaccaccgatTCTCCGCCTTCCGTAACCGGTGGTAGTGGTACTGGCAGTACTTTCTCTAGGCCATCTTCTGCGTCAATGCTTTCTCCAGCATGGTTTCTTTTGATCTCCATTTTCGTCATTGTTGTGTCGAAGTCGTCGTTCTTGTGTTAA
- the LOC140968822 gene encoding agamous-like MADS-box protein AGL104 isoform X1 yields MGRVKLQIKKIENTTNRQVTFSKRRNGLIKKAYELSVLCDVDVALIMFSPSGRVSIFSGNRSIEEIISRYVNLPEHERGRLQNQEQLQRALGKLKSDADRNFQAASSSPASVIDSQVERVELMQEMQQEILKCRCQLEDMEKRLRIYEGDTSDITTVCEAEYREQILEENLKHVRVRKQVLKDQYIPPGAQTTSQVNFPPETLSVNALAARNPNVGLDWLTQRDPQVQILNFLDSNGLLPTRLPISDQSQHMDNIPLSSLTLVHAPSVHVHNHLNPSRRISEDDTQQPEFELDVNLSPWTELYPTGNDPFPTPQPREQAILELFLSQLTPVNQDPV; encoded by the exons ATGGGGAGAGTGAAGCTTCAGATCAAGAAAATTGAGAACACAACGAATAGGCAAGTCACTTTCTCGAAGAGAAGAAATGGGCTCATAAAGAAAGCTTACGAGCTTTCTGTTCTTTGTGATGTTGATGTGGCTCTCATCATGTTTTCTCCTTCCGGAAGAGTTAGCATTTTCTCTGGAAATCGAAG CATCGAAGAGATCATATCACGATATGTGAATCTCCCCGAGCATGAGCGAGGAAG GCTACAGAACCAAGAG CAACTTCAAAGGGCTCTTGGCAAGTTGAAATCTGATGCAGATCGAAATTTTCAAGCAGCCAGCAG CAGCCCTGCTAGCGTGATCGATTCTCAAGTTGAG AGAGTTGAGCTGATGCAGGAGATGCAGCAAGAAATTCTGAAATGTAGGTGCCAACTCGAGGATATGGAGAAAAGATTAAG GATTTACGAAGGTGATACTTCTGATATCACCACAGTGTGTGAGGCGGAGTATAGAGAACAAATTCTTGAAGAAAATTTGAAGCATGTCCGAGTCAGGAAG CAAGTTCTGAAGGACCAGTATATCCCTCCTGGTGCACAAACAACGTCGCAG GTGAATTTCCCCCCTGAAACATTGAGCGTAAACGCTTTGGCGGCAAGAAATCCGAATGTCGGATTGGATTGGCTTACACAAAGAGATCCACAAGTTCAAATCCTCAACTTTTTGGATTCGAATGGCCTGCTTCCCACGAGGCTTCCCATAAG CGATCAGTCTCAACACATGGATAACATACCGCTATCATCCTTAACTCTAGTTCACGCCCCAAGCGTGCACGTCCATAATCATTTGAACCCTAGTAGGAGAATCAGCGAAGATGATACACAACAACCTGAATTCGAGCTCGATGTCAATCTTTCGCCATGGACCGAGTTATATCCTACAG GAAATGATCCTTTTCCAACGCCGCAACCCAGAGAGCAAGCTATTCTTGAATTGTTTCTGTCTCAGCTTACGCCGGTGAATCAGGATCCTGTTTGA
- the LOC140968822 gene encoding agamous-like MADS-box protein AGL104 isoform X2 — protein MGRVKLQIKKIENTTNRQVTFSKRRNGLIKKAYELSVLCDVDVALIMFSPSGRVSIFSGNRSIEEIISRYVNLPEHERGRLQNQEQLQRALGKLKSDADRNFQAASSPASVIDSQVERVELMQEMQQEILKCRCQLEDMEKRLRIYEGDTSDITTVCEAEYREQILEENLKHVRVRKQVLKDQYIPPGAQTTSQVNFPPETLSVNALAARNPNVGLDWLTQRDPQVQILNFLDSNGLLPTRLPISDQSQHMDNIPLSSLTLVHAPSVHVHNHLNPSRRISEDDTQQPEFELDVNLSPWTELYPTGNDPFPTPQPREQAILELFLSQLTPVNQDPV, from the exons ATGGGGAGAGTGAAGCTTCAGATCAAGAAAATTGAGAACACAACGAATAGGCAAGTCACTTTCTCGAAGAGAAGAAATGGGCTCATAAAGAAAGCTTACGAGCTTTCTGTTCTTTGTGATGTTGATGTGGCTCTCATCATGTTTTCTCCTTCCGGAAGAGTTAGCATTTTCTCTGGAAATCGAAG CATCGAAGAGATCATATCACGATATGTGAATCTCCCCGAGCATGAGCGAGGAAG GCTACAGAACCAAGAG CAACTTCAAAGGGCTCTTGGCAAGTTGAAATCTGATGCAGATCGAAATTTTCAAGCAGCCAGCAG CCCTGCTAGCGTGATCGATTCTCAAGTTGAG AGAGTTGAGCTGATGCAGGAGATGCAGCAAGAAATTCTGAAATGTAGGTGCCAACTCGAGGATATGGAGAAAAGATTAAG GATTTACGAAGGTGATACTTCTGATATCACCACAGTGTGTGAGGCGGAGTATAGAGAACAAATTCTTGAAGAAAATTTGAAGCATGTCCGAGTCAGGAAG CAAGTTCTGAAGGACCAGTATATCCCTCCTGGTGCACAAACAACGTCGCAG GTGAATTTCCCCCCTGAAACATTGAGCGTAAACGCTTTGGCGGCAAGAAATCCGAATGTCGGATTGGATTGGCTTACACAAAGAGATCCACAAGTTCAAATCCTCAACTTTTTGGATTCGAATGGCCTGCTTCCCACGAGGCTTCCCATAAG CGATCAGTCTCAACACATGGATAACATACCGCTATCATCCTTAACTCTAGTTCACGCCCCAAGCGTGCACGTCCATAATCATTTGAACCCTAGTAGGAGAATCAGCGAAGATGATACACAACAACCTGAATTCGAGCTCGATGTCAATCTTTCGCCATGGACCGAGTTATATCCTACAG GAAATGATCCTTTTCCAACGCCGCAACCCAGAGAGCAAGCTATTCTTGAATTGTTTCTGTCTCAGCTTACGCCGGTGAATCAGGATCCTGTTTGA